In the Geobacter sp. FeAm09 genome, one interval contains:
- a CDS encoding ATP-binding protein yields the protein MKNTIDIEIVVPNQTRYLSMIGKIGENVVRELDRFTGDREALAHHLNVVLTEAMVNAIKHANAADPSKEVLIRISASDQEICIKVYDSGQGFDLTSVPDPDFEVDQLGEKGRGIFIIRSLMDSVEYKRTNGGNVLEMKKSLVPRAVGREK from the coding sequence ATGAAGAACACCATCGACATCGAGATCGTTGTTCCCAACCAGACCCGCTACCTGAGCATGATTGGCAAGATCGGCGAAAATGTGGTGCGGGAACTGGACCGCTTCACCGGGGACCGGGAGGCCTTGGCACATCACCTCAACGTGGTGCTGACCGAGGCCATGGTAAACGCCATCAAGCACGCCAATGCCGCCGACCCCAGCAAGGAGGTACTGATCCGTATCAGTGCCTCCGACCAGGAGATCTGCATCAAGGTCTATGACAGCGGGCAGGGTTTCGACCTCACGAGCGTCCCCGATCCCGACTTTGAAGTGGATCAGCTCGGCGAAAAGGGGCGCGGCATCTTCATCATCCGCTCATTGATGGATTCAGTGGAATACAAGAGGACAAACGGCGGAAATGTGCTGGAAATGAAAAAATCCCTCGTACCCCGTGCGGTTGGCCGCGAGAAGTAA
- the ppk1 gene encoding polyphosphate kinase 1, whose product MVTATPHIKKQSRTKTKRGKVDKAGPTAEKAPKAKASKQQKPSEAREDGAPAAPEFDLGDSEWYLNRELTWLEFNQRVLHEAEDSRPPLLERLKFIAIVSSNLDEFFMKRIGGLKQQIGAGMRELTLDGRTPRQQVQECHLVVRSLEARKDQLFRQIRSLLEEKGIAIESYGELTAKEKKALREHYYTNIFPLLTPQSIDPAHPFPFISNLSLNLLVTLRYPRAREVSLARVKVPVGLGTPRFIRVGKGDHFVCLEDVMMNNLDMLFPGMNIVSCEIFRVTRNANTERDEEEADDLMAMIESELKERKFAPIVRLEIGTGMDPVHRGRLAAELELDEENDVFEVPGLLAMRDLFELAGLDYARLHDPPHYPIEHPQLQATRNIFHIIRDCGSILLQHPYESFSTSVERFLREAAIDPKVRGIKMTLYRTSIQGRIIDSLVLAAQNGKQVAVVVELKARFDEAANIRLAERMEEAGIHVTYGVVGLKTHCKVILVVRQDYNGLRRYVHIGTGNYHAETARVYSDLGLLTCDQTIGQDVTELFNYLTTGFMAKRNYQRIVPAPRMLKKALLAGIEREIESHRQKGGGLIQFKMNALEDGDIVKALYRASQAGVKIDLVVRDTCRLRPGIPGLSENIRVMSVVGRFLEHSRLYYFRNGGADEYYLASADAMKRNLEARVEVLCPIDSPELTRELRTIFDIHLADQCSVWDMHPDGTYVQRMPTGESSPHGSHHLMIEQASRRLRESLKQKKKTKAKS is encoded by the coding sequence ATGGTGACAGCAACCCCTCATATCAAAAAACAATCCCGGACTAAGACCAAGCGAGGCAAGGTGGACAAGGCAGGCCCAACAGCGGAAAAGGCCCCCAAGGCCAAGGCATCGAAGCAGCAGAAACCGTCCGAGGCCAGAGAGGACGGGGCTCCGGCAGCGCCCGAGTTCGACCTGGGCGACAGCGAATGGTATCTCAACCGGGAGCTGACCTGGCTGGAGTTCAACCAGCGGGTGCTGCACGAGGCCGAGGACAGCCGGCCCCCCCTGCTGGAACGCCTGAAATTCATCGCCATTGTCAGCTCCAATCTGGACGAGTTCTTCATGAAGCGGATCGGCGGCCTCAAGCAGCAGATCGGCGCCGGCATGCGGGAGTTGACCCTGGATGGCCGCACGCCGCGCCAGCAGGTGCAGGAATGCCACCTCGTCGTTCGCAGTCTTGAGGCGCGCAAGGACCAGCTTTTCCGGCAAATCCGCTCCCTGCTGGAGGAGAAGGGCATCGCCATAGAGTCCTACGGCGAGCTTACCGCCAAGGAGAAAAAAGCGCTCCGGGAACACTACTACACCAACATCTTTCCCCTGTTGACCCCCCAGTCCATCGACCCGGCCCATCCGTTCCCGTTCATTTCCAACCTGTCGCTCAACCTGCTGGTGACCCTGCGCTACCCCAGGGCGCGGGAGGTGTCCCTGGCGCGGGTCAAGGTGCCGGTCGGCCTGGGGACGCCCCGTTTTATCCGGGTGGGGAAGGGGGACCATTTCGTCTGCCTGGAAGACGTGATGATGAATAACCTGGACATGCTCTTTCCCGGCATGAATATCGTGAGTTGCGAGATCTTTCGCGTGACCCGCAATGCCAATACCGAGCGGGACGAGGAAGAGGCCGACGATCTGATGGCCATGATCGAGTCCGAGTTGAAGGAGCGGAAGTTCGCCCCGATCGTGCGTCTGGAGATCGGCACCGGCATGGACCCGGTCCATCGGGGCCGGCTGGCGGCCGAGCTGGAACTGGACGAGGAAAACGACGTTTTCGAGGTGCCGGGGCTACTGGCCATGCGTGACCTGTTCGAATTGGCCGGTCTCGATTATGCCCGGCTGCACGATCCGCCCCATTACCCTATCGAACACCCCCAGTTGCAGGCGACGCGCAATATTTTCCATATCATCCGCGACTGCGGCTCCATCCTGCTGCAACACCCCTACGAGTCCTTCTCCACGTCGGTGGAGCGCTTTCTGCGCGAAGCGGCCATCGACCCCAAGGTACGCGGCATCAAGATGACCCTCTACCGCACCTCGATCCAGGGGCGCATCATCGATTCCCTGGTGCTGGCCGCCCAGAACGGCAAGCAGGTGGCGGTGGTGGTGGAGCTCAAGGCACGTTTCGACGAGGCGGCCAATATCCGCCTGGCGGAACGGATGGAGGAGGCAGGCATCCATGTGACCTACGGGGTCGTCGGCCTCAAGACCCACTGCAAGGTCATTCTGGTGGTACGCCAGGACTACAACGGACTGCGGCGGTACGTCCATATCGGCACCGGCAACTACCACGCCGAAACGGCACGCGTCTACAGCGATCTGGGGCTGTTGACCTGCGACCAGACCATTGGCCAGGATGTGACGGAACTGTTCAACTACCTGACCACCGGCTTCATGGCGAAACGCAACTACCAGAGGATCGTGCCGGCGCCCCGCATGCTCAAGAAGGCGCTCCTGGCGGGGATCGAGCGGGAGATCGAGTCGCACCGCCAAAAGGGGGGCGGACTGATCCAGTTCAAGATGAACGCCCTGGAAGACGGCGACATCGTCAAGGCGCTCTACCGGGCGTCCCAGGCCGGGGTGAAGATCGACCTGGTGGTGCGCGATACCTGCCGGTTGCGTCCCGGTATCCCCGGGCTTTCCGAGAATATCCGGGTCATGAGCGTCGTCGGACGCTTCCTGGAGCATTCGCGCCTCTACTATTTCAGAAACGGCGGGGCCGACGAGTACTACCTCGCCTCGGCAGATGCCATGAAACGCAACCTGGAGGCTCGCGTGGAAGTCCTCTGCCCGATCGACTCCCCGGAATTGACCAGGGAGTTACGGACCATCTTCGACATACATCTCGCCGACCAATGCTCGGTCTGGGACATGCACCCGGACGGCACCTATGTCCAGCGCATGCCCACCGGGGAATCCTCACCCCATGGCAGCCACCACCTGATGATCGAACAAGCTTCCCGGCGTCTCAGGGAGTCGCTCAAACAAAAGAAAAAGACCAAAGCAAAATCCTGA
- a CDS encoding ATP-dependent helicase has translation MKRLNTPQQQAVNHTEGALLILAGAGSGKTQVITTRIVHLLKDKHISADNILAVTFTNKAAREMKERVGAMAGRMADGIIISTFHSLGVRILRRDIRALGYKPNFSIYSSSDQAGVLRQAMRERDIDPKQCDPDLMLWKISGLKNRLISPAAFKPAHDDKLELATAAVYPRYQELLKGFNAIDFDDIIMLSVGLLQSNAAILGHWQERFRYIMVDEYQDTNASQYLLISLLAQKSGNICVVGDDDQSIYGWRGAEVQNILNFEQDYPGCRVIKLEQNYRSTSSILDAANSVIRNNPVRTDKALWTAGGQGRGIDLFVAADEEEEAARVVDSMMLEQFRGKLPWSDFAVLYRSNAQSRAFEEKMRLERIPYIVVGGQQFYERKEVKDAVAYLRVIDNPGDEASLLRIINFPRRGIGDNTLLHLNQWSLAHNVPLFETLGRVAEIADISESSKKAVNAFHRMMTEVIAGFGRTDLGAQVNALFNRLRIEDELYRTLNDASQARKRIENIEQVVNSLALFEAQTPRATLSAFLERISLMDEEKSEDDKEHGHNAVTLMSLHSSKGLEFNHVYLVGLEEELLPHKRSMEEDPTCAEERRLCYVGITRARQHLTISRCRTRRKYGAIEERKPSRFLAEIPEHLLIDTPGDGGEDAQGEPVDLAAAFFAQMLGE, from the coding sequence ATGAAACGACTCAACACTCCGCAGCAGCAGGCGGTCAACCACACCGAAGGCGCCCTGCTGATCCTGGCCGGGGCCGGTTCCGGCAAGACCCAGGTCATTACAACCCGCATCGTTCATCTGCTCAAGGACAAACACATCTCCGCCGACAACATCCTGGCGGTGACCTTCACCAACAAGGCCGCCCGGGAGATGAAGGAGCGCGTCGGCGCCATGGCCGGCAGGATGGCGGACGGGATCATCATCTCCACCTTCCACTCCCTGGGGGTGCGCATCCTGCGCCGCGATATCCGGGCGCTGGGCTACAAGCCAAACTTCTCGATCTACTCCTCGTCGGACCAGGCCGGCGTGCTGCGTCAGGCCATGCGGGAACGGGACATCGACCCGAAGCAATGCGACCCGGACCTGATGCTCTGGAAGATCTCCGGCCTCAAGAACCGCCTGATCAGCCCCGCCGCATTCAAACCGGCCCACGACGACAAGCTCGAACTGGCCACGGCCGCCGTGTATCCCCGCTATCAGGAACTGCTCAAGGGGTTCAACGCCATCGACTTCGACGACATCATCATGCTCTCGGTCGGGCTGTTGCAGTCCAATGCCGCCATCCTGGGGCACTGGCAGGAGCGTTTCCGTTACATCATGGTGGACGAATACCAGGACACCAACGCCTCCCAATACCTGCTCATCTCGCTTCTGGCACAGAAGTCCGGCAACATCTGCGTGGTGGGGGACGACGACCAGTCCATCTATGGCTGGCGCGGGGCAGAGGTGCAGAACATCCTCAATTTCGAACAGGATTATCCCGGCTGCCGGGTGATCAAGCTGGAGCAGAACTACCGCTCCACCAGCTCGATCCTGGATGCGGCCAACAGCGTCATAAGGAACAACCCGGTCCGCACCGACAAGGCGCTCTGGACGGCCGGCGGCCAGGGGCGCGGGATCGACCTGTTCGTTGCGGCCGACGAGGAGGAAGAGGCCGCCCGGGTGGTTGACAGCATGATGCTGGAACAGTTCCGCGGCAAACTCCCATGGTCCGATTTTGCCGTGCTCTACCGCTCCAACGCCCAAAGCCGGGCCTTTGAGGAGAAAATGCGCCTGGAACGCATCCCGTACATCGTGGTGGGGGGACAGCAGTTCTACGAGCGCAAGGAGGTCAAGGACGCCGTGGCCTACCTGCGGGTCATCGACAATCCGGGTGACGAGGCATCCCTGCTGCGCATCATCAATTTCCCCCGCCGGGGCATCGGCGACAACACCCTGCTGCATCTCAACCAATGGTCCCTGGCGCACAACGTCCCGCTGTTCGAGACCCTGGGCCGGGTGGCGGAGATCGCCGACATTTCCGAGTCGTCGAAAAAGGCGGTAAACGCCTTCCACCGGATGATGACGGAAGTCATTGCCGGGTTCGGCCGCACCGATCTGGGCGCCCAGGTCAACGCCCTTTTCAACCGTCTGCGCATCGAGGACGAGCTGTACCGCACCTTGAACGACGCCTCCCAGGCCCGCAAACGGATCGAGAACATCGAGCAGGTGGTCAACTCCCTGGCCCTGTTCGAGGCCCAGACCCCCAGGGCCACCCTGTCGGCGTTTCTGGAACGGATATCGCTGATGGACGAGGAAAAATCGGAAGACGACAAGGAACACGGCCACAACGCCGTCACCCTCATGTCGCTGCATTCGAGCAAAGGGCTGGAATTCAATCATGTTTACCTGGTGGGGTTGGAGGAGGAACTGCTCCCCCACAAGCGATCCATGGAAGAAGACCCGACCTGTGCCGAGGAGCGGCGGTTGTGCTATGTGGGCATAACCCGCGCCCGCCAGCACCTGACCATATCCCGCTGCCGGACCCGCAGGAAGTACGGTGCCATCGAAGAGCGCAAGCCGAGCCGTTTTCTGGCGGAGATACCGGAGCACCTGTTGATCGACACGCCAGGCGATGGCGGCGAGGATGCACAAGGGGAACCGGTGGATCTGGCGGCGGCCTTCTTTGCGCAGATGCTGGGGGAGTAA
- a CDS encoding hydrogenase small subunit, whose amino-acid sequence MIERDYIGREYSVGEILRERGVSRRDFLKFCSAMTAAMALPATFAPKVAQALDEVKRPPLVWLEFQDCAGDTEALLRSANPTVGEIVLDILSVDYHETIMAAAGHQAEAALEKTIADYRGKYLCVVEGSIPMKDGGVYGCVGGKSHLDRARQVCGGALATIAVGTCASFGGIPAAVPNPTGAVGVKEAVPGATVINLPGCPVNADNLTATVVHYLVFGKIPALDGHGRPLFAYGKRIHDNCERRPHFDAGQYVEHWGDDGHRKGFCLYRMGCKGPATFHNCPTQRYNEKTGWPVGSGHGCAGCSEPAFWDTMGPLYKRLPHVPGFGIEHTVDKIGIGLAAGAAAAFAVHGALNAIRRDKEPSDETREG is encoded by the coding sequence ATGATAGAACGCGATTACATTGGTCGGGAATACTCCGTAGGCGAAATCCTCAGGGAACGGGGGGTTTCCCGGCGGGATTTCCTGAAATTCTGCTCCGCCATGACCGCTGCCATGGCCTTGCCGGCCACCTTTGCCCCCAAGGTCGCCCAGGCCCTGGACGAGGTCAAGCGGCCACCCCTGGTCTGGCTGGAGTTTCAGGACTGCGCCGGGGACACGGAGGCGCTGCTGCGCTCCGCCAACCCGACCGTGGGGGAGATCGTCCTCGACATCCTCTCGGTCGACTACCATGAAACCATCATGGCCGCCGCCGGGCATCAGGCCGAAGCGGCGCTGGAAAAAACCATTGCCGACTACCGGGGCAAATACCTCTGCGTCGTCGAAGGATCGATCCCCATGAAGGACGGCGGCGTCTACGGCTGTGTGGGGGGCAAATCGCATCTGGACCGGGCGCGTCAGGTCTGTGGCGGCGCCCTGGCAACCATTGCGGTGGGCACCTGCGCATCCTTTGGCGGCATCCCGGCGGCCGTGCCCAACCCAACCGGCGCCGTCGGCGTCAAGGAAGCGGTTCCCGGCGCAACGGTCATCAATCTGCCCGGCTGCCCGGTCAATGCCGACAACCTGACCGCCACCGTGGTCCATTATCTGGTGTTCGGCAAGATCCCGGCCCTGGACGGCCATGGTCGGCCACTGTTTGCCTATGGCAAGCGCATCCACGACAACTGCGAGCGCCGTCCCCATTTCGATGCCGGCCAGTACGTGGAGCATTGGGGCGACGACGGCCACCGCAAGGGGTTCTGTCTTTACCGGATGGGATGCAAGGGGCCGGCCACCTTCCACAATTGTCCCACCCAGCGTTACAACGAAAAGACCGGATGGCCGGTGGGCAGCGGCCACGGCTGTGCCGGCTGCTCGGAACCGGCCTTCTGGGATACCATGGGCCCCCTGTACAAACGCCTGCCCCATGTGCCCGGCTTCGGCATTGAACACACCGTCGACAAGATCGGCATCGGCCTGGCGGCCGGCGCCGCCGCGGCCTTTGCCGTCCACGGTGCGCTGAACGCCATTCGGAGAGATAAAGAACCCAGCGACGAGACCAGGGAGGGATAG
- a CDS encoding DUF4410 domain-containing protein has protein sequence MKKVSLLVIFLLCGAFTVFARDTLPSPDVLGKESIFTSERLAAYDTIVVKAFATEGAEMANLDDEEKKTVEEIKPTIVKNLQESLVKYLKKEGKFKNVLAGGTPKGKAIIVEGKFTKFNGGIGAAKFFLGWMAPESGKTNISVSGRLVDAKTGKELATFSDTRSGGEGGGLGRIRGVMPVQATDEGEEIANFIHKLY, from the coding sequence ATGAAAAAAGTTTCTTTGCTTGTCATTTTTTTGCTGTGCGGCGCATTCACGGTATTTGCCAGGGATACGCTACCCAGTCCTGATGTGCTGGGCAAGGAATCTATTTTTACCAGTGAGCGCCTGGCCGCCTACGACACGATAGTCGTCAAGGCGTTTGCCACCGAGGGGGCTGAAATGGCCAATCTCGACGACGAGGAAAAGAAGACCGTGGAGGAAATCAAGCCGACCATCGTGAAGAACCTGCAGGAGAGCCTCGTCAAATACCTGAAAAAAGAAGGCAAATTCAAGAACGTGCTCGCCGGTGGCACCCCGAAGGGCAAGGCCATAATCGTCGAGGGTAAGTTCACCAAATTCAACGGCGGCATTGGCGCGGCCAAGTTTTTCCTGGGGTGGATGGCCCCGGAGAGCGGCAAGACCAATATCTCGGTCTCGGGTCGTCTGGTCGATGCCAAAACCGGCAAGGAACTGGCAACCTTCAGCGATACCCGCTCCGGCGGCGAGGGGGGGGGATTGGGCCGTATCAGGGGGGTCATGCCGGTCCAGGCCACGGACGAGGGCGAAGAGATCGCCAACTTCATCCACAAGCTCTATTGA
- a CDS encoding PP2C family protein-serine/threonine phosphatase codes for MIADVSGHSVGAALIMAEVRTLLRAQVSSAHSASAILQILNSQLYDDLTRSELFITMFYAKYNSATGRLSFANAGHNRPMISRDGEYSCVELDAEGLILGVKTSVIFEERSFELKTGDVLLFYTDGLTEARNERDELFGTGRVCSLLGTLRYLPAKEIIDAFYTAVRDFTASETFQDDISLVVLKIL; via the coding sequence TTGATCGCCGACGTTTCAGGGCACAGCGTCGGCGCGGCCCTGATCATGGCCGAGGTGCGCACCCTGCTGCGCGCCCAGGTCAGTTCGGCCCACAGCGCCAGCGCCATCCTGCAAATCCTCAACAGCCAGCTGTACGACGACCTGACCCGCTCCGAACTGTTCATCACCATGTTCTACGCCAAGTACAACTCCGCCACCGGCCGCCTCTCTTTCGCCAACGCCGGCCACAACCGCCCCATGATCAGCCGTGACGGAGAGTACTCGTGTGTCGAGCTGGACGCGGAAGGCCTGATCCTCGGCGTCAAGACCTCGGTGATCTTCGAGGAGCGCAGTTTCGAGCTCAAGACGGGGGACGTACTGCTCTTTTATACGGACGGCCTGACCGAGGCGCGCAACGAACGGGACGAATTGTTCGGGACCGGACGGGTATGCTCTCTCCTGGGCACACTGCGTTACCTGCCGGCCAAGGAGATCATCGATGCATTCTACACGGCGGTAAGAGACTTCACCGCTTCGGAAACCTTCCAGGACGACATCTCCCTGGTTGTGCTCAAAATCCTGTAA
- a CDS encoding nickel-dependent hydrogenase large subunit, whose amino-acid sequence MAKIVVDPITRIEGHLRIEAEIDNGRITDAWSSSTMFRGIEKILKGRDPRDAWFWTQRFCGVCTTVHSIASIRAVEDALKIKIPPNAQLIRNIIIGIQNVQDHVIHFYHLHALDWVDVTSALKADPAGTSALAASLSDWPNNSPTYFKSVQDRLKSFVASGRLGPFANAYWGHPAYKLPPEANLMATAHYLEALEWQKDVIRIHAILGSKNPHPQTFLVGGMAIPIDPDSQNALNADKLMEIKRLLKKAQDFVEKVYIPDLLAVASFYKDWAAIGGGVGNFLCYGEFPDAAGNQWLPQGAILGKDISKVLPVDQKKVAEYVDHSWFEYKNGPEKGLHPWEGESEARYSGPKPPYEHLDTDKKYSWVKAPRYDEKAMEVGPLARVLVAYASGHKEAKGAVDMVLNKLGVGPEALFSTLGRTGARGIDCLLIARQTPAWLDELIANIAKGDYRIHANEKWDPGEWPAEASGYGWHEAPRGALGHWIRIKDQKILNYQAVVPSTWNASPRDAKGQRGPYEASLVGTPVADPAKPLEILRTVHSFDPCLACAVHVTDAAGNEVIRVKVS is encoded by the coding sequence ATGGCCAAGATAGTGGTTGACCCGATTACCCGCATTGAAGGACACCTGCGCATCGAGGCCGAGATCGACAACGGCAGGATCACCGATGCCTGGAGCTCCAGCACCATGTTCCGCGGCATCGAGAAGATCCTCAAGGGACGCGACCCCCGGGATGCCTGGTTCTGGACCCAGCGTTTCTGCGGCGTCTGCACCACCGTGCATTCCATCGCCTCCATCCGGGCCGTGGAGGATGCCCTCAAGATCAAGATCCCACCCAATGCCCAGTTGATCAGGAACATCATCATCGGCATCCAGAACGTGCAGGATCACGTCATCCATTTCTATCACCTGCACGCCCTGGACTGGGTGGACGTGACCTCGGCCCTCAAGGCCGACCCGGCCGGGACTTCTGCCCTGGCCGCCTCCCTTTCCGACTGGCCCAACAACTCCCCGACCTACTTCAAGTCGGTGCAGGACAGGCTCAAATCCTTCGTGGCATCGGGGCGCCTCGGCCCCTTTGCCAACGCCTATTGGGGGCATCCGGCCTACAAACTCCCCCCCGAGGCGAACCTGATGGCGACGGCCCACTATCTGGAAGCCCTGGAATGGCAGAAGGACGTTATCAGGATCCACGCCATCCTGGGGAGCAAGAATCCCCATCCCCAGACCTTTCTGGTGGGCGGCATGGCGATCCCCATCGATCCCGACTCCCAGAACGCCCTCAACGCCGACAAGCTGATGGAGATCAAGCGCCTGCTGAAGAAGGCACAGGATTTCGTGGAAAAGGTCTATATCCCGGATCTCCTGGCGGTTGCCTCTTTTTACAAGGATTGGGCCGCCATCGGCGGCGGGGTGGGCAACTTCCTCTGCTACGGCGAATTCCCCGATGCTGCCGGCAACCAGTGGTTGCCCCAGGGGGCCATCCTGGGCAAGGATATCTCCAAGGTGCTGCCGGTGGACCAGAAAAAGGTGGCCGAGTATGTGGATCACTCCTGGTTCGAATATAAAAACGGCCCGGAAAAGGGGCTCCATCCCTGGGAGGGCGAATCCGAGGCGCGCTACAGCGGCCCCAAACCGCCCTACGAACATCTGGATACGGACAAAAAATACTCCTGGGTCAAGGCCCCCCGCTACGATGAAAAGGCCATGGAAGTAGGCCCCCTGGCCAGGGTGCTGGTGGCGTACGCCTCCGGCCACAAGGAGGCCAAGGGGGCGGTGGATATGGTGCTGAACAAGTTGGGGGTTGGCCCCGAGGCGCTCTTTTCCACCCTGGGGAGGACCGGCGCCCGCGGCATCGATTGTCTGCTCATCGCCCGCCAGACCCCCGCATGGCTGGACGAACTGATCGCCAATATCGCCAAGGGGGACTACCGCATCCACGCCAACGAGAAGTGGGACCCCGGCGAATGGCCCGCCGAGGCCAGCGGCTATGGTTGGCACGAGGCGCCGCGCGGCGCCCTGGGGCACTGGATCAGGATCAAGGACCAGAAGATCCTCAACTATCAGGCGGTTGTTCCCTCCACCTGGAACGCCTCCCCCCGGGATGCCAAGGGGCAGCGCGGCCCCTACGAGGCATCCCTGGTCGGAACCCCGGTGGCCGATCCCGCCAAGCCGCTGGAGATCCTGCGCACCGTCCATTCCTTTGACCCGTGCCTGGCCTGCGCCGTTCATGTGACGGATGCGGCCGGAAACGAAGTGATCAGGGTGAAGGTTTCCTAG
- the cybH gene encoding Ni/Fe-hydrogenase, b-type cytochrome subunit, with the protein MSEQCKFKNYIWELPVRWCHWINVICIAVLSMTGFFIGTPFSFGRSASDFTMGWIRFVHFTAAYLFAVSVISRVLWSFIGNKYSGWKEFFPLATARGRHKLLRMLRYYLLIDKDVPETVGHNPLATTAYIALFCIYSTMILTGFALYAEHAPGSPMHRALGFMYALFSNQGMRLTHHVGMWLIAGFVVNHIYSAWLMDIKEHGSEISSMFCGYKFTVKKED; encoded by the coding sequence ATGAGTGAACAGTGCAAATTCAAAAACTACATATGGGAACTGCCGGTGCGCTGGTGCCACTGGATCAACGTGATCTGCATCGCCGTGCTGTCGATGACCGGCTTTTTCATCGGCACCCCTTTCTCGTTCGGCCGTTCCGCATCCGATTTTACGATGGGCTGGATTCGTTTCGTCCATTTCACCGCTGCCTACCTGTTTGCCGTCAGCGTGATCTCCCGGGTTCTCTGGTCATTCATCGGCAACAAGTATTCGGGGTGGAAGGAGTTCTTTCCGCTCGCCACCGCCCGGGGCCGCCACAAATTGCTCAGGATGCTGCGCTACTATCTGCTGATCGACAAGGATGTGCCTGAAACCGTTGGGCACAACCCCCTGGCCACCACGGCCTATATCGCCCTGTTCTGCATTTACTCCACCATGATCCTGACCGGCTTTGCGCTGTACGCCGAACATGCCCCCGGATCCCCGATGCACCGGGCCTTAGGCTTCATGTATGCCCTGTTCAGCAACCAGGGGATGCGCCTTACCCATCATGTCGGCATGTGGCTGATCGCCGGTTTTGTCGTCAACCATATCTACAGCGCCTGGCTGATGGACATCAAGGAGCACGGCAGCGAGATCTCCAGCATGTTCTGCGGCTATAAGTTCACGGTGAAGAAAGAGGATTGA
- a CDS encoding STAS domain-containing protein yields MQLKIEENGAVRVIYVKEERLDAHNSDELKAELNRLFDGGTKDLVIDLKEVRFIDSSGLGVLVSGFKNASARQGSLKLSALQSQVKSMFELTRLHRVFDIFTTVDDALESY; encoded by the coding sequence ATGCAGTTGAAAATCGAAGAGAACGGGGCCGTCAGGGTCATCTATGTGAAGGAGGAACGCCTTGACGCCCATAATTCCGACGAGCTCAAGGCCGAGTTGAACCGGCTGTTCGATGGCGGGACAAAAGACCTGGTGATCGACCTCAAGGAGGTGCGCTTCATCGACAGTTCCGGGTTGGGGGTCCTGGTGTCCGGGTTCAAGAACGCATCCGCGCGCCAGGGGAGCCTCAAGCTCTCCGCGCTCCAGAGCCAGGTCAAGTCGATGTTCGAACTGACCCGCCTGCACCGGGTTTTCGATATATTCACGACCGTGGACGACGCGCTGGAGAGCTACTGA
- a CDS encoding HyaD/HybD family hydrogenase maturation endopeptidase, translating to MTTSEGIAPSILVLGIGNLVMSDDGAGVRVVQELQKRYRFPPHVEIMDGGTLGLDLLHKLEGGGRLLVVDAVETGGKPGTLVRLSGRELPVALQTKVSPHQMGLKDLLAVAELLGHAPREMVLIGVQPANIEMGAELSRNVAEKLEEMIGNVLAELREWGVETCPA from the coding sequence ATGACTACGTCTGAGGGCATAGCCCCCTCCATCCTGGTGCTCGGCATCGGCAACCTGGTGATGAGCGACGACGGGGCGGGGGTGCGGGTTGTGCAGGAACTCCAGAAACGCTACCGCTTCCCGCCCCATGTGGAGATCATGGACGGGGGCACCCTGGGGCTGGATCTTCTGCACAAACTGGAGGGGGGCGGGCGGCTTTTGGTGGTGGATGCGGTCGAAACGGGGGGCAAGCCGGGAACGCTGGTGCGGTTGTCGGGCCGGGAGCTGCCGGTTGCCCTGCAAACCAAGGTTTCGCCCCATCAGATGGGGCTCAAGGATCTTCTTGCCGTGGCGGAGCTATTGGGTCACGCCCCCCGCGAAATGGTGCTGATCGGTGTCCAACCGGCCAATATCGAAATGGGGGCCGAACTTTCCCGGAATGTTGCCGAAAAGCTGGAGGAGATGATTGGCAACGTGCTGGCGGAATTGCGTGAATGGGGGGTCGAAACGTGCCCTGCCTAG
- a CDS encoding macro domain-containing protein, with the protein MREIQGNIWDYQKTAVVAVTTNGQVAKGGKAVMGRGVAAQAARLFPWFPGRLGACIAKDGNHVHHLGDNLVSFPVEQSPYEVPDLGLIERSARELAALADRAGWATVVVPRPGCGGGGLAWHDVRPLLERYFDDRFLVIMAG; encoded by the coding sequence ATGCGCGAGATTCAGGGCAATATCTGGGACTACCAGAAAACCGCCGTCGTTGCCGTCACCACCAACGGTCAGGTGGCGAAAGGCGGCAAGGCCGTCATGGGGCGGGGAGTGGCTGCCCAGGCGGCCCGGCTGTTTCCCTGGTTTCCCGGAAGGCTCGGCGCCTGCATCGCCAAGGACGGCAACCATGTCCACCACCTGGGCGATAACCTGGTGAGCTTTCCAGTGGAACAGTCCCCCTATGAAGTCCCCGACCTGGGGCTGATCGAGCGCTCTGCCCGTGAATTGGCCGCACTGGCCGACAGGGCGGGGTGGGCAACGGTCGTGGTGCCGCGGCCCGGTTGCGGGGGAGGGGGGCTGGCGTGGCATGATGTGCGCCCACTCCTGGAACGTTACTTCGATGACCGGTTCCTGGTGATCATGGCGGGATAA